The Longimicrobiales bacterium genome includes a window with the following:
- a CDS encoding OmpA family protein yields MKRTWKLLTVPLVSLVFVNACATKGALRNVEQRVANQEAALEQERNERMSADQRLAADLAQLRTDLETMREDYDARIAAVENGLQFVLPVHFAFDDATVRPQDYEALDRFVDVVSKHYTGAVVTVEGFADPAGPRAYNEQLSERRADSVREYLLQRGIAADVRSVGYGEDRLVIDGAEKDDAGAEMNRRVVFVVETPARGDAVTLLVPQS; encoded by the coding sequence AACTGCTGACAGTTCCGCTCGTGAGCCTCGTGTTCGTGAACGCGTGTGCGACGAAGGGCGCTCTGCGCAACGTCGAGCAGCGTGTTGCGAACCAGGAGGCGGCACTCGAGCAGGAGCGCAACGAGCGGATGTCGGCCGACCAGCGGCTGGCCGCGGACCTGGCGCAGCTCCGCACGGACCTCGAGACGATGCGCGAGGATTACGATGCTCGCATCGCAGCGGTCGAGAACGGGCTGCAGTTCGTGCTGCCGGTTCACTTCGCGTTCGACGATGCGACGGTGCGTCCGCAGGACTACGAGGCGCTCGATCGTTTCGTTGACGTCGTCAGCAAGCACTACACCGGTGCTGTCGTGACGGTGGAGGGCTTTGCGGATCCGGCGGGCCCGCGTGCGTACAACGAGCAGCTGTCGGAGCGCCGGGCGGATTCGGTGCGTGAGTATCTGCTGCAGCGTGGTATCGCCGCGGACGTGCGCAGCGTCGGCTACGGCGAGGATCGTCTGGTGATCGATGGTGCCGAGAAGGATGACGCGGGTGCCGAGATGAACCGGCGCGTCGTGTTCGTCGTGGAGACGCCGGCACGCGGAGACGCCGTGACGCTGCTGGTCCCGCAGAGCTGA